In one Bacillus sp. PK3_68 genomic region, the following are encoded:
- a CDS encoding response regulator — MAKIKAVIAEDDFRVADIHEKFLNKFDQIEVVGKALNAEQTLELLDEQQPDLLLLDVYMPDQLGSDLLPVIREKHQQVDILMITAATDREILEKALHYGVEYFLIKPVKMERFNQIIEEYLKKSQLLRSTQEVDQEIVDMVFNKLSKHSAAINRETSLPKGVDEITLSKVTEVLAKSDKGLSAEQAADQIGASRTTARRYLEYLVSIQECRAEVVYGVVGRPERKYYKI, encoded by the coding sequence ATGGCTAAAATAAAAGCAGTCATTGCAGAGGATGATTTTCGTGTGGCAGACATTCATGAGAAGTTTCTAAATAAGTTTGATCAAATAGAGGTGGTTGGGAAAGCATTGAATGCTGAACAGACTCTTGAGCTGCTGGATGAGCAGCAACCGGATTTGCTCCTTCTTGATGTATATATGCCGGATCAGCTCGGCTCCGACCTGCTGCCAGTTATTCGGGAAAAGCACCAGCAGGTAGATATATTGATGATCACGGCAGCAACCGATAGAGAAATACTTGAAAAGGCCCTTCACTATGGTGTCGAATATTTCTTGATTAAGCCGGTAAAGATGGAGCGATTCAACCAAATCATTGAAGAATATCTTAAGAAGTCTCAGCTTTTGCGTTCTACACAGGAAGTAGATCAGGAGATTGTTGATATGGTTTTTAATAAACTTTCCAAGCATTCAGCCGCAATCAATCGGGAAACCTCGCTGCCAAAAGGGGTGGATGAAATCACACTGTCGAAGGTAACAGAGGTTCTGGCTAAAAGTGACAAAGGATTATCCGCTGAACAAGCAGCTGATCAAATTGGCGCTTCAAGAACAACGGCCAGGCGTTATTTAGAATATTTAGTATCCATTCAGGAATGTAGAGCTGAAGTAGTATATGGGGTAGTCGGAAGGCCTGAGCGGAAGTATTATAAAATATGA
- a CDS encoding SDR family oxidoreductase, with protein sequence MNSKRVVVITGGASGIGRQAAMKFAKKGDQVVVADFNETSGQETVNLITSNGGEAVFVKTDVSKYEEVEFLVEKAVETYGKIDVMFNNAGIGRSTPVLDQNLNDYHSVINVNQHGVAHGIIAAGKKMRELNSKGVIINTASVFGFLASPGTFAYHATKGAVIMMTKSAALELAQYGIRVIAVAPGVVDTPIIQGYKDSGLIESMKAKVMGNKLTQPEQIADSIYLLSLEEASAINGSVVMVDEGYASFK encoded by the coding sequence GTGAATAGCAAAAGAGTAGTCGTTATAACAGGCGGAGCAAGCGGCATAGGAAGACAGGCTGCGATGAAGTTTGCTAAAAAGGGAGATCAGGTCGTAGTAGCAGACTTTAACGAAACAAGCGGACAAGAAACTGTTAATCTGATTACATCTAATGGTGGAGAAGCGGTCTTTGTAAAAACAGATGTATCAAAATACGAAGAGGTGGAATTCTTAGTTGAAAAGGCTGTTGAAACCTATGGCAAGATTGATGTGATGTTTAACAATGCTGGAATTGGCCGCAGTACTCCTGTTTTGGATCAGAATTTAAATGATTATCATAGCGTTATTAATGTAAATCAACATGGTGTGGCTCATGGCATCATCGCTGCAGGCAAAAAAATGAGGGAATTAAATAGCAAAGGAGTGATCATTAATACGGCATCTGTATTTGGTTTTCTAGCCTCTCCTGGTACATTTGCTTATCATGCAACAAAAGGAGCCGTGATTATGATGACAAAATCGGCCGCGCTTGAATTAGCTCAGTATGGAATTAGGGTCATTGCCGTAGCGCCCGGTGTGGTGGACACACCTATTATCCAAGGATATAAGGATAGCGGATTGATTGAATCGATGAAAGCAAAAGTGATGGGAAATAAATTGACCCAGCCGGAGCAAATAGCGGATTCTATTTATCTTCTTTCTTTAGAAGAAGCCAGTGCTATTAATGGAAGTGTAGTTATGGTTGATGAAGGGTATGCTTCTTTTAAATAA
- the speB gene encoding agmatinase, with translation MYQPKDSSKSPRFCGVRTFMRLEQLQTTDNIDFAVLGVPFDTAASNRTGQRLGPQHIRDFSVLLRPYNPDMDIDIFEYCSGVDYGDIDVIPGNIHRTYDNIVAGLEPLLEKDVTPIIMGGDHSISLGNLRAFYKKYGPVALVHFDSHGDTWDNYYGEKYMHGTPFRRAVEEGLVDVDHSIQIGMRGPLYSPDDIEDARRLGYEVIPMKEVRKIGFEKVMERIHERTKGRPVFVSYDIDFVDPAYAPGTGTPEVGGPTSYEALEYVRGLDGLNVVGFDLVEVLPSYDSNEITAVLASSIIYEMITLTALKKRRHEEKANKQSEQKLMR, from the coding sequence ATGTATCAACCAAAAGATTCTTCTAAATCCCCTCGTTTTTGTGGTGTGCGTACATTTATGAGATTGGAACAACTTCAGACGACGGACAACATTGATTTTGCTGTACTTGGCGTGCCTTTTGACACGGCGGCATCCAACCGCACAGGACAGCGGCTCGGTCCCCAGCATATTCGTGATTTTTCTGTCTTGCTTCGCCCGTATAATCCTGACATGGATATTGATATTTTTGAGTATTGTTCAGGTGTGGATTATGGAGATATCGATGTTATTCCGGGCAATATCCACCGTACATACGATAACATTGTCGCCGGGCTTGAACCGCTTTTAGAAAAGGATGTGACTCCGATCATTATGGGCGGAGATCATTCGATTTCTCTGGGGAATCTGCGGGCTTTTTACAAAAAATATGGCCCGGTTGCGCTTGTCCATTTCGATTCGCATGGAGATACGTGGGATAACTACTATGGAGAAAAATACATGCATGGAACGCCTTTTCGCCGTGCAGTAGAGGAAGGGTTAGTGGATGTGGATCATTCCATCCAAATTGGAATGAGAGGGCCGCTTTATAGTCCAGATGATATTGAAGATGCACGCAGGCTGGGATACGAAGTGATTCCGATGAAAGAAGTAAGGAAGATTGGATTTGAAAAAGTCATGGAACGGATTCATGAACGGACAAAAGGACGTCCTGTTTTCGTTTCCTATGATATTGATTTTGTCGATCCAGCCTACGCTCCGGGAACAGGCACACCGGAAGTTGGTGGGCCGACAAGCTATGAAGCGCTTGAGTATGTAAGGGGATTAGATGGATTAAATGTGGTGGGATTTGACTTAGTGGAAGTGTTGCCGTCCTATGATAGCAATGAAATTACCGCTGTTCTGGCTTCCTCTATCATTTATGAAATGATTACGTTGACTGCTTTGAAGAAGCGTCGCCATGAGGAGAAAGCAAACAAACAATCTGAACAGAAACTGATGAGGTGA
- a CDS encoding MerR family transcriptional regulator codes for MIESNKYSIGEFSKKTGISIRTLHYYDEIGLLQPEKHPTSGHRIYHHQDILTLQKVISLKFLGYSLDKIIDLLQKPSFTVDLTDTLTLHLQALEKEKERIEQSMTAIKRVIKLLKDEGEVDGAILFSLIHGMQTESIQTKWMERHKLTEVVEELTMKTEEEKTTLDQTFVQMAKEVKKLYGQSVEDPKVQNMIREYIEASFEFLGEELIQKLADVDMEELDIQELEEMSPSPFTEDEQKWLNQAMEYYMKQTES; via the coding sequence ATGATAGAAAGCAACAAATATTCCATTGGGGAATTTTCAAAAAAGACAGGAATATCCATTCGCACCCTACATTACTACGACGAAATCGGTCTTTTACAGCCAGAAAAGCACCCGACGTCAGGTCATCGTATTTACCATCATCAGGATATTCTTACCCTACAAAAGGTTATAAGCCTAAAGTTTCTCGGATATAGCTTGGATAAAATCATTGACTTGTTACAAAAGCCAAGCTTTACCGTTGATCTAACGGACACTTTAACTCTCCATTTACAAGCGTTAGAGAAAGAGAAAGAACGAATTGAGCAATCGATGACGGCTATCAAAAGGGTAATTAAGTTGCTGAAGGATGAAGGGGAAGTGGATGGTGCCATATTATTTAGTCTTATCCATGGCATGCAAACAGAAAGTATACAAACAAAATGGATGGAGCGGCATAAGCTGACGGAGGTCGTTGAGGAATTAACGATGAAGACAGAAGAAGAGAAAACTACATTAGACCAAACGTTTGTTCAAATGGCTAAGGAAGTAAAAAAATTGTACGGCCAGTCAGTGGAAGACCCAAAAGTGCAAAACATGATTAGAGAATATATAGAAGCTTCCTTTGAGTTTCTTGGTGAGGAGTTGATTCAAAAATTAGCTGATGTCGACATGGAAGAACTGGATATTCAAGAACTAGAAGAAATGTCCCCTTCCCCCTTTACAGAAGATGAACAAAAGTGGCTCAATCAAGCGATGGAATATTATATGAAACAGACAGAATCATAA
- a CDS encoding citrate:proton symporter — MLAILGFLMILVFMALIMTGRLSAMIALIVVPVVFALIGGFGSEIGPMALEGIKSVAPTGIMILFAILFFGILIDAGVFDPIISTILKLVKGDPVKIAIGTAVLALLISLDGDGTTTYMITISAMLPLYKRIGMKPLILAGIAVSASGVMNLLPWGGPTARVMTALKLEMSDVFTPVIPSMLGGVLFVLSMAYLLGRKERKRIGIIELGFGTVARELAATAEESYLKRPKLILFNYALTIILLGSLIMELLPTTVLFMLGFAVAITVNYPKMSDQKERVANYADNALSVVSMIFAAGVFTGLLSGTGMVDAMANSMIQHIPEGMGSHFAVITAIISAPFTFFMSNDAFYYGVLPLLAKAGAAYGIDPAMIGRASLFGLPVHLLSPLVPSTYLLVGMVGEDFGELQRAFLKWACGSTLVLLIVALLLGIIPW; from the coding sequence ATGTTGGCTATATTAGGCTTTCTGATGATATTGGTATTTATGGCTTTAATTATGACTGGACGGCTATCAGCGATGATTGCTCTTATTGTCGTACCTGTTGTATTTGCTCTTATAGGAGGTTTTGGCAGTGAGATCGGCCCCATGGCGTTAGAGGGGATTAAAAGTGTGGCTCCCACAGGTATCATGATTTTGTTTGCCATTCTTTTCTTCGGCATTTTAATTGATGCAGGAGTATTTGATCCTATTATCAGTACCATTCTTAAGCTGGTGAAAGGGGATCCTGTAAAAATTGCTATCGGAACGGCGGTATTAGCTCTTCTTATTTCATTAGATGGAGATGGTACGACTACCTATATGATTACGATTTCAGCCATGTTGCCGCTTTATAAAAGAATTGGCATGAAGCCGCTGATATTAGCAGGAATTGCTGTTTCCGCCTCAGGAGTAATGAACCTTCTTCCATGGGGAGGCCCGACAGCCAGGGTCATGACGGCTTTGAAACTTGAAATGTCAGATGTATTCACGCCTGTTATACCTTCCATGCTTGGCGGGGTTCTGTTTGTTTTATCCATGGCTTATCTGCTTGGCAGAAAAGAAAGAAAGCGGATTGGCATCATTGAGCTGGGTTTTGGCACAGTTGCTCGCGAGTTGGCGGCTACTGCAGAAGAGAGCTATCTGAAGCGTCCCAAGCTAATTCTTTTTAATTATGCTTTAACCATTATCCTTTTAGGTTCGTTGATTATGGAATTATTGCCGACAACTGTATTGTTCATGCTTGGCTTTGCTGTTGCGATTACCGTGAACTATCCAAAAATGAGTGATCAAAAGGAAAGGGTGGCCAACTATGCGGATAATGCCCTTTCTGTCGTTTCTATGATTTTTGCTGCCGGGGTTTTTACAGGGCTTCTTTCAGGGACAGGCATGGTGGATGCCATGGCGAACTCAATGATTCAGCATATTCCGGAAGGGATGGGTTCTCATTTTGCTGTTATTACAGCGATTATTAGTGCGCCGTTTACCTTCTTTATGTCCAATGATGCTTTTTACTATGGTGTGTTGCCATTGCTTGCAAAAGCAGGGGCCGCCTATGGAATAGATCCTGCTATGATTGGAAGGGCTTCTCTTTTTGGACTTCCTGTTCACTTGCTAAGCCCGCTTGTTCCATCTACTTATCTTTTAGTTGGAATGGTAGGAGAAGACTTTGGTGAACTGCAGCGCGCTTTTTTAAAGTGGGCATGCGGTTCAACATTGGTTCTGCTTATCGTTGCTCTCCTTTTAGGAATTATTCCTTGGTAA
- a CDS encoding SDR family NAD(P)-dependent oxidoreductase — translation MRFKDKVSIVTGGASGIGKETATLFAEEGAKVVIADFSEQGAEVAKDLTSKGHAVHFIKTDVTIEEDVQNLISETVKLFGRLDIVFANAGIANDGPIHKLDAEAWKKTIDINLTGVFLTDKYAIEQMRAQGTGGAVVNCGSIHSFTGKSGVTAYASAKGGVKLLTQTLGIDYAKEGIRVNAVCPGYIDTPLIKGRSEAINEHLISLHPMGRLGKAEEVAKAVLFLASEDASFITGTTLLVDGGYTAQ, via the coding sequence ATGAGATTTAAGGACAAGGTATCTATCGTTACTGGCGGGGCAAGCGGAATAGGAAAAGAGACAGCTACTTTGTTTGCAGAAGAAGGAGCGAAGGTTGTCATTGCTGATTTCTCTGAACAGGGAGCCGAAGTGGCAAAAGATCTCACATCAAAAGGACATGCCGTGCACTTTATAAAAACAGATGTCACCATAGAAGAGGATGTGCAAAATTTAATTTCTGAAACCGTCAAGCTGTTTGGCCGGCTTGATATCGTCTTTGCCAATGCAGGCATTGCCAACGATGGCCCCATTCATAAGCTGGACGCTGAAGCTTGGAAGAAAACGATTGACATCAACCTTACCGGTGTATTTTTAACCGATAAATATGCGATTGAACAAATGAGGGCACAAGGGACAGGCGGGGCAGTTGTCAACTGTGGATCTATTCATAGCTTTACGGGGAAATCTGGAGTGACTGCCTATGCTTCTGCAAAAGGCGGAGTGAAACTGCTAACTCAGACACTCGGCATTGATTATGCTAAAGAAGGCATTCGGGTAAATGCCGTATGTCCAGGCTATATTGATACACCGCTTATTAAAGGAAGAAGTGAAGCCATTAATGAACATCTTATCAGCCTGCACCCAATGGGTAGGCTAGGGAAGGCAGAGGAAGTCGCAAAGGCCGTCTTATTTTTAGCAAGTGAGGATGCCTCCTTCATTACGGGAACTACTCTGTTAGTAGATGGCGGATATACAGCTCAATAA
- a CDS encoding LysR family transcriptional regulator produces the protein MNLEQMRYIVEAAKTSSFTQVSKNLNVTLPAISQSISLLESELGLSLFTRSRGIGATPTPEGMAIITKANEILIKVDEMLEEAQSYTNALSGHLRIATIPGPMHLLVDTVSSFKKDFPQVKIEIIEKGTKEILEDIHTNHVDIGFIVLSEEIAQKEKECYFDRVLEGKLVVGVNKNSPLSLNKTIRPHQLSGHTLVLYDDEFIRTDAYELIAQYGDVNVLFITNNTRAIQNAVKQGIAVTIGLDYSFADTQAELTQDLITIDLELPFSTPVYYGLVCRKDKTSSNILNRFISRINGGL, from the coding sequence ATGAATCTTGAACAAATGAGGTACATTGTGGAAGCAGCAAAAACCAGCTCTTTTACTCAAGTGTCAAAAAACTTAAATGTTACACTGCCAGCCATAAGCCAGTCTATTTCTCTTCTCGAATCAGAGCTGGGGCTTTCTTTGTTTACTCGTTCCCGAGGCATTGGCGCAACTCCAACCCCTGAAGGAATGGCCATTATCACGAAGGCAAATGAAATTTTGATAAAAGTGGATGAGATGCTGGAGGAAGCCCAATCTTATACCAATGCGCTAAGCGGTCATTTAAGAATTGCAACGATCCCCGGGCCAATGCATTTGCTGGTAGATACCGTCTCCAGTTTCAAAAAAGATTTTCCACAGGTCAAAATAGAAATTATCGAAAAAGGAACGAAGGAAATATTAGAGGATATACATACTAATCATGTGGATATAGGCTTTATCGTCCTATCAGAGGAAATTGCACAGAAAGAAAAGGAATGTTACTTTGACCGGGTATTAGAAGGGAAACTTGTAGTAGGAGTAAATAAAAACTCTCCTCTTTCACTCAATAAAACCATACGTCCTCATCAGCTTTCCGGCCATACGCTAGTGTTGTACGATGATGAGTTCATTAGAACGGATGCATACGAGTTAATTGCTCAATACGGAGACGTGAACGTGTTATTTATAACCAATAATACTCGTGCTATACAAAATGCCGTGAAACAAGGAATCGCTGTGACGATAGGGCTTGATTATTCATTTGCGGATACACAAGCGGAATTAACCCAGGACTTGATCACTATAGATCTGGAATTGCCCTTCTCAACTCCCGTTTATTACGGATTGGTTTGCCGAAAAGATAAAACTTCCTCTAATATTCTTAATCGCTTTATTAGTAGGATTAATGGCGGTCTGTGA
- a CDS encoding sensor histidine kinase, translated as MHRVTLQTKILGLVLSLSLFLIFMLTAYFTYMEGKQIAEDRGRLALELAKTIASMPTIVDAFQSEDPARIIQPIAEKIRQKVGAEFIVVGNAKEIRYSHPIPSEIGKMMIGGDNARAIKKGESYVSEAHGSLGLSMRGKAPIFDKEGHIIGIVSVGFLVEDVQQQIFRDLSKEIGVSVIALIISVIGSYLLARSIRKDTLGLEPYEIARLYKEKNAVLHSVKEGILAVDRDGVIRSMNQPAKTLLNIKESVRDLKVDDLFPSVYLYEVLESGKPRVDKEMQWAHKKIIMNCTPIFEDNKVSGAVVSFRDKTEIEQMINTLSEVKVYSEDLRAQTHEFTNKLYVLSGLLQLGKYDEAIDMLQSETAELQSINRIVFEQIKDTKVQAILLGKLGKASEKKVAFEIDSQSYLDALPDHIKLSELTLILGNIIDNAFDAVSSEKEPIINFFATDIGEDIIFEVSDNGGGIKQEELSLIFERGFTSKEGEVPSGYGLANADQAVKELEGLIEVHSEPGNTIFTVYLPKRQEGKKNG; from the coding sequence ATGCATAGAGTGACACTTCAGACAAAGATTCTGGGACTAGTATTATCTTTAAGCTTATTTTTAATTTTTATGTTAACAGCTTATTTTACGTACATGGAAGGAAAACAGATTGCAGAAGATAGAGGGCGCCTGGCTCTGGAATTAGCGAAAACGATCGCCTCCATGCCAACGATCGTTGACGCCTTCCAATCAGAGGACCCAGCAAGAATCATCCAGCCGATTGCTGAAAAGATAAGGCAAAAAGTAGGAGCTGAATTTATCGTGGTCGGGAACGCAAAGGAAATTCGGTATTCTCATCCTATCCCATCAGAGATAGGAAAAATGATGATTGGCGGGGACAACGCACGGGCGATCAAAAAAGGGGAATCTTATGTGTCCGAAGCGCATGGTTCGCTGGGCCTTTCGATGCGAGGGAAAGCACCGATATTCGATAAAGAGGGCCACATTATTGGAATTGTCTCTGTTGGGTTTTTAGTAGAAGATGTTCAGCAACAAATTTTTAGGGATTTATCAAAAGAGATTGGCGTATCAGTAATTGCTCTTATAATATCGGTTATTGGCAGCTACTTGCTTGCTAGAAGCATTCGCAAAGACACATTAGGATTAGAACCTTATGAAATTGCTCGTTTATATAAAGAAAAAAATGCAGTGCTTCACTCAGTGAAAGAGGGGATTTTAGCCGTTGATCGGGATGGGGTGATCAGGTCCATGAATCAGCCGGCCAAAACATTACTTAATATCAAAGAGTCCGTTCGAGATTTGAAGGTGGATGACCTCTTTCCTTCTGTATACTTGTATGAGGTGCTCGAATCAGGGAAGCCGCGAGTAGATAAAGAAATGCAATGGGCGCATAAGAAAATTATTATGAATTGTACGCCGATTTTTGAGGATAACAAAGTCAGTGGTGCAGTTGTTTCGTTCCGCGATAAAACAGAAATTGAGCAAATGATTAACACATTATCAGAGGTAAAAGTGTATTCTGAGGATTTAAGGGCTCAAACTCATGAATTTACCAATAAATTATATGTGCTATCCGGCTTGCTTCAGCTGGGAAAATATGATGAAGCAATCGACATGCTGCAAAGTGAAACAGCTGAACTGCAATCTATCAATCGAATTGTTTTTGAACAGATAAAGGACACAAAAGTACAAGCTATCTTACTGGGGAAGCTGGGCAAAGCATCTGAAAAAAAAGTAGCGTTTGAGATAGACTCACAGAGCTATTTAGATGCATTACCAGACCATATAAAGCTGTCTGAACTGACCTTAATACTTGGCAATATCATTGATAATGCGTTTGATGCTGTTTCCAGTGAGAAGGAACCGATTATCAATTTTTTTGCAACCGACATTGGAGAGGATATTATCTTTGAAGTGAGTGATAACGGAGGAGGGATCAAACAAGAAGAGCTCTCCCTCATTTTTGAACGGGGCTTTACGTCGAAAGAAGGCGAAGTTCCGAGCGGCTATGGCCTTGCAAATGCTGATCAGGCTGTAAAAGAGCTGGAAGGGCTGATTGAAGTGCATAGCGAGCCAGGAAATACGATCTTTACAGTTTATCTGCCTAAAAGACAGGAGGGGAAGAAAAATGGCTAA
- a CDS encoding diguanylate cyclase: MKKYQEIFVKKMATTFQQWKSQPFVTEKELYRFLHSLKGTAGSIGLEELSSLAAVKLEQLDEEKEKQWSKEEWQLFLAELLTIDNTAEPEAVPVEAKIEKKTSNEVVLFIESHIERLTVLRREMERKGWDVLAAMTAEKGLSTFVNKHPDLLLIDLDLPKNSGMELLEKMKETAGNRLTPIIAISSSREKEMRTRAYELGVLDYIEMPTDSDEILIRIKNKMNYRDLMREVVLVDELTGAFNRKFFNVEIKRQLDILKESHLPFSLAILDLDHFKKINDTYGHTAGDDVLKEFSRMVRSRIHQDDFFIRFGGEEFVLLMPGCTGEKAKKIIQSMIKEFMQHEFVFEDHIISCSFSGGVVEVNHAEERPGDFLKKADLALYSSKINGRGKVMNYQDMNPSDNNEKRLHIGIIDDDAVMRQILEDQLHRMSFRGYQTDIRSFREGEAFFKDDWYKQGGKYIILLDGVMPRMDGMEVLQRLRKEFPEEDFVIIMLTGRKSEKDIVKGLELGADDYLTKPFSIKELEARVRRLATKIVN; the protein is encoded by the coding sequence TTGAAAAAATATCAAGAGATATTTGTTAAGAAAATGGCTACCACTTTTCAGCAATGGAAAAGCCAACCCTTTGTTACAGAAAAGGAATTATATCGATTTCTTCATTCATTAAAAGGAACGGCTGGCTCCATCGGGCTGGAGGAGCTATCCAGTCTGGCGGCTGTTAAGTTAGAGCAGCTAGATGAAGAGAAAGAGAAACAGTGGAGCAAGGAGGAGTGGCAGCTTTTTTTAGCGGAATTATTAACAATCGACAATACAGCCGAACCGGAAGCAGTACCCGTTGAAGCGAAGATAGAGAAAAAAACGAGCAATGAAGTTGTGCTTTTCATAGAAAGCCATATTGAAAGATTGACTGTTTTAAGGAGAGAGATGGAGAGGAAAGGCTGGGATGTGCTGGCAGCGATGACAGCAGAAAAAGGATTGTCGACCTTTGTGAACAAACATCCGGATCTTCTGCTCATTGATCTTGATCTTCCAAAAAATAGCGGGATGGAGCTGCTGGAAAAGATGAAGGAAACAGCAGGAAACCGTCTCACCCCTATTATTGCCATAAGTTCAAGCAGAGAGAAAGAGATGCGCACGAGAGCATATGAACTAGGAGTGCTAGATTATATTGAAATGCCAACTGACTCCGATGAAATTCTTATCCGGATAAAGAATAAAATGAACTATCGGGATTTAATGAGGGAAGTTGTTCTAGTCGATGAATTGACAGGGGCGTTCAACCGAAAATTCTTTAACGTAGAAATTAAACGGCAGCTCGATATATTAAAAGAATCCCACTTGCCGTTTTCTCTAGCGATTCTTGATCTGGATCACTTTAAAAAAATCAATGATACGTATGGTCACACGGCTGGAGACGATGTATTAAAGGAATTCAGCCGCATGGTTAGAAGCCGGATTCATCAGGATGACTTCTTTATCCGCTTTGGCGGCGAAGAGTTTGTGCTGCTCATGCCCGGATGTACTGGAGAAAAGGCAAAAAAGATTATCCAATCAATGATCAAGGAATTCATGCAGCATGAATTTGTATTTGAAGATCATATTATTTCGTGCAGTTTTTCTGGGGGAGTAGTAGAGGTAAATCACGCAGAAGAGAGGCCAGGAGATTTTTTGAAAAAAGCGGACCTGGCTCTTTATTCTTCTAAGATCAATGGCCGCGGGAAAGTCATGAATTATCAGGATATGAATCCTTCTGATAATAATGAGAAGCGACTGCACATCGGGATTATTGATGACGATGCAGTGATGCGTCAAATTTTGGAAGATCAGCTGCACAGGATGTCATTTAGAGGTTATCAAACGGATATCCGTTCCTTTAGGGAAGGAGAAGCGTTTTTTAAGGATGACTGGTACAAACAAGGTGGAAAGTACATTATTTTACTTGATGGTGTAATGCCAAGAATGGATGGCATGGAAGTGCTGCAGCGGCTGCGAAAAGAATTTCCGGAAGAAGATTTCGTCATTATTATGCTGACAGGAAGAAAAAGTGAGAAAGACATCGTAAAGGGGCTTGAATTAGGTGCGGATGATTATTTAACAAAGCCTTTCAGCATCAAGGAATTGGAAGCCCGTGTACGCCGGCTGGCTACGAAGATAGTCAATTGA
- a CDS encoding AEC family transporter — translation MIFYQIILQVIFPLFLMIGAGACLHRMLKLHLATLSAITINFLLPAVCFVNIYKSNLSGRLVGQTLLFLLLFNLLLAVISLLFAKANRFDRQLSAVFKNSFVLSNSGNYGLPVSELVFVANPAGTAIQVIVSIFQNLLTFTYGVYNSISAQSSGKDLIRKIMKLPVIYALVIAIILRWANVDVPYFIWQPIENASEAFSAIALITLGAQVAYLKITHISKPVVWIVIGRLIISPCVALLIIFFLGLSGTVAQALFIASSFPTSRNSALLALEHNNYPDMASQTVLLTTVFSSGTVAVVIYLSSFF, via the coding sequence ATGATATTTTATCAAATTATATTACAGGTTATTTTTCCATTGTTTCTAATGATCGGCGCGGGGGCCTGCCTTCATCGTATGTTAAAACTTCACCTAGCTACATTATCTGCCATAACGATCAATTTTTTGCTTCCAGCCGTTTGCTTTGTCAATATTTATAAAAGTAACTTATCAGGAAGGTTAGTTGGCCAAACACTTTTGTTTTTATTACTTTTTAATTTGCTTCTTGCTGTTATCAGCCTTCTTTTTGCGAAAGCCAATCGGTTTGATCGTCAGTTGTCGGCTGTTTTTAAGAACAGTTTCGTTTTGAGCAATTCAGGAAACTATGGTCTTCCGGTCAGTGAACTTGTTTTTGTCGCCAATCCAGCTGGTACCGCTATCCAAGTCATCGTGTCTATCTTTCAAAATTTGCTTACCTTTACTTATGGGGTCTATAATTCAATCTCTGCTCAAAGTAGCGGAAAGGATCTTATTAGGAAAATAATGAAACTGCCTGTTATTTATGCTTTGGTTATCGCTATTATATTGCGTTGGGCAAATGTAGATGTTCCCTATTTTATCTGGCAGCCCATCGAGAATGCGTCTGAAGCTTTTTCTGCTATTGCTCTTATAACCCTTGGCGCACAAGTCGCTTATTTAAAGATCACTCATATTTCTAAACCTGTTGTATGGATAGTCATCGGGCGGTTGATTATTTCTCCTTGCGTCGCTTTGCTGATTATATTTTTCCTCGGCTTATCTGGTACAGTGGCTCAAGCTCTTTTTATTGCCAGTTCCTTTCCGACTTCGCGGAATAGTGCATTGTTAGCTCTTGAACATAACAATTACCCGGATATGGCCTCCCAAACGGTTCTGTTGACGACTGTTTTTAGCAGTGGAACCGTAGCGGTTGTTATTTATTTATCATCTTTCTTTTAG
- a CDS encoding DUF6366 family protein has protein sequence MMQEKETPERARERRRQEELKRNPAGNLNDAFNKAGMGNLADLAGSLSWKGMGILILVLLIGFILASLFFK, from the coding sequence ATGATGCAAGAGAAAGAAACGCCCGAACGAGCAAGGGAAAGACGAAGACAAGAAGAATTAAAAAGAAATCCCGCTGGAAATTTAAATGATGCATTTAATAAAGCTGGAATGGGAAACCTTGCTGATTTAGCAGGTAGTTTAAGTTGGAAAGGCATGGGCATTCTAATTCTTGTACTGCTGATTGGTTTTATTTTAGCCTCACTATTCTTTAAGTAA